The following DNA comes from Castanea sativa cultivar Marrone di Chiusa Pesio chromosome 10, ASM4071231v1.
CACATTTTAGGATAGTAGATTGAGTTACACGCCTCGGCTCTCTCTCTATCATCGATAAATTTCCTCTAATCTCTAAAATTTACTCTAGTggatatgttttgtttttgttttttgttttttaaattttttattttatttataaagaatCGGGTTTTGTTAATTAGGatgggtttggattgggctgaaacGTAGTGCATCTGCGTTTcaggcccccccccccccttttttcccCTAGACGCGCACCTGTCATTGTTCATTGGTCATGAACAGATAAATAATGTTTTGAGGCGTGAACagtatttttacacattaaaaaattattttattacagtgttttttaatttttagttttaattttcagctgtatccaaacgctAAGGGTtcatttggatagaacttattgctgaaaactaaaaaaactgtagcaaaataatttttaaatgtgtgaatagtgctacGGGACccattcttaataaaaaattgcacaGTGCACTCATGGCAGTTTTGGCCCGGCaacataaatgaaaaaaaaaaaaagaaaaaaagaaaaaaggaaaatgcaaaacacaaaaacgcaaaaaaaataattcgGATCTAAACGCAttcttagggtccgtttggatagaacttattttgctgaaactgaaaattgaaaacactatacaaaataatttttaaatgtgtgaataggaCTATGAgaccaatttttaatgaaaaaatggcTGAAAGTGAAATGTGAGTCCTATGAACAGTAAACAGTGTACTGTTTACAGTTGAATTGGTCAAAAGTTGCGgctactaaaaaaaagaaaaaaaagaaaaaaaagagaaaacgtGCTGAAGAAAACACAGACCCACAAAAGTTGGATCCAAACGCTACTGGTCGGGCGGCTACTGGGCTACTAGTCTCAGATGTTTCCAACTACGGACAGACTGAAATTTTCGGGCGGCTACTGGTCGTATTTAGGAATTTTCGGGCGGCTACCTTCGTAGAATGGTAGTGTTTAGGAATTAGGAGTAGGGGTTAATTGAGCCTGAGGTCATGATATGAAAAAAAGGATCGAATCGTGAGATTCTAAAACACATGGTAGCCATTAGCCAACCTTATCGTGAGATTCAAGATACCTTTAAATATCTGCCAATGCGTTACAGGGCTTACCACTCAAATCACGATAGACTCAACACTATCACTACCCCATCCACAACCACCATCAGTCACCATGGCCCTCATCTCTGATTTGCTCCACACAAAGGAACTCCCACTCTCACCTCTCACCCTCCTAGTTCTTCTCATCTTTACGCTCTCTTGGTACACATGGAAGAAGCAAAGGACCtcgctgctgctgctgttgccTCCAGGTCCACGTGGCGTCCCCTTATTCGGTAACCTCCTCTCTCTAGACCCAGAGCTTCACTCCTACTTCGCTGGCCTAGCCCAAATCCACGGGCCCATATTCAAACTCCGTCTCGGCTACAAGCTTGGCATCGTCGTCACCTCACCTTCCCTCACTCGCGAAGTTCTCAAAGATCGTGACGTCACCTTTGCCAACCGTGACGTTCCCGAAGCTGGTCGGGCCGCCACCTATGGTGGCTCCGATATTGTATGGACCCCATATGGACCCGAGTGGAGGATGCTGAGAAAAGTTTGTGTGATCAAGATGCTGAGTAACACAACGTTGGACTCTGTTTACGAGCTTCGTCGTAAACAGGTCCGAGAAACAGTTGGGTACTTTTACAGGCGGGTCGGGTCGCCGGTGAACATTGGGGAGCAGATGTTCTTGACTGTGATGAACGTGATTACGAACATGATGTGGGGTGGAACAGTGGAGGGGGAAGAGAGGTCTAGCCTTGGGGCTGAGTTCAAAGAAGTGGTGTCGGAGATGACGGAGCTTTTGGGGAAGCCCAACATCTCGGATTTTTTTCCGGGTTTGGCCCGGTTTGACTTGCAAGGcataaagaagaagatggatggCTTGGCCAAACAGTTCGATCGGATCTTTGATGTTATGATTAATCAACGGCTGAAGATTGATAAAGAAGGTGGGAGCAAAGACAGTAAAGATTTTTTACAGTTTTTGTTGAAGTGGAAGGATGAAGGTGATTCCAAGACACCTATGACCATGATCCACCTCAAGGCCTTGCTTATGGTACGTCCTTTTCATTCACAGTAAACACATTGTCTTAGGACCCTTTACTTTTAAAGCAATTGTTAAAAAGTAATTGGAAAAAGTATAGTTATAAAACTGGTTACAGTATAAGTTTATAACTTTAGTCGATAAAATTCTGGATAGCATTAGCAAAACTGGAAATAGGGTGAGCAGCCCGGACCTTACTCTTGGCatgttagagagagaaaaactaggTTCCAAATTCCAACCCCAagcataattttttcttttctgccaaaaaaaaaaaagcattaatgttctttgtatttaatttttttccccctgcAGTCCTGCTAGATTTATGTTTTTCTATCACACTTTCCCCACCTTTTGGTCCAAAGTTCACcagagggagagaaaaagttTGTTTGGCCCTTCAAGATCCTTGGCACCTAGGgccaaaggaaaaataaaaaataatgaacgAGAAGATGAACATTGTTTGTCACTTTGTTAATTGTTTGCTTGCTTGTTTACGGAATTGTAATctccataattttaaaatgtgtatatatattgcCGTTTGGATCCACGTTTGAGATGCTTTTCACAttttagtttttccttttttattttaatttttttttattcacgcGCAACCACTTTTAGGAGGAGATAGttcactgttcatgcactgACAGTGCATTGTTTATTACTATTTGTATGCTGTTTGTGCtgtttattagaaaaaaaatattaaaaataagttttatgttagtattcacatttttaaaaattattttgctacaatatttttagtttttaattttcaattttcaataataagttttattcaaaccAACCTATACTATTTTAAGTGTAATTAATTATTGGCGCTGCAGAAAGAGAAACATATTacaatattccaatattttaaCATATTACAATATTTTGATATCACTAAGCACAGGGGCCCCATATTTCACAGGGATCAGTCTCGGTAGGCAAGACCCTCGCTAAAACACCGTATTATCTTTTTAGTTGCAGCATTAATATtacaagaaaaatgttaaaaccatattttattttacaaaatattttataaactgTTCATATGATGAGTAATTATTGGTaagtagagaaaaaatattaGTGGTGTTCTGGTAAGAAAACCAGTAAGAATTTgctaaatacaatttttttaatttttcgtTTGGTTTGGTAGCTAAATTGTCTAGTCAGGCATTTGCATAATGCCATAATCTAGTGATATTGTGAACAGGATATGGCGGTTGGTGGGACAGACACAACCTCCAATACAATCGAGTTTGCCATGGCTGAAATTATGAACAAACCGGAGGTGATGAGGAAAACCCAACAAGAATTGGAAGCTGTAGTTGGCAAAGATAACATTGTAGAAGAGTCTCATATTCACAAACTACCATACTTACATGCTGTGATGAAAGAAACATTGCGCTTGCACCCAGCTCTGCCATTGTTAGTTCCTCATTGTCCCAGTGAGACATGCACTGTAGGAGGCTACACCATTCCAAAAGGGTCTCGGATCTTTGTGAATGTATGGGCGATACAAAGGGACCCCTCTATTTGGGAAAATCCATTAAATtttgatccagagaggttcttgaATAGTAAATGGGACTACAGTGGAAATGACTTCAATTATTTTCCATTTGGGTCTGGCCGAAGAATATGCGCTGGAACAGCAATGGCAGAGAGGATGGTGATATATTCACTTGCAACACTTTTACATTCTTTTGATTGGAATCTGCCCCAAGGAGAGAACTTGGACATTACAGAAAAGTTTGGGATTGTACTTAAAAAGAAGATCCCTCTTGTTGCAGTACCTACACCAAGATTATCTGATCCATCTATGTATGAGTAAGTTAGAAGTTTATATGCTCTCGATATGATGAGTGGAATTGCAACGTCCATAGTCCATACTACCATAAGAGAGCAATAAGTTCACGGGCACAGCTTTTTCCATAATGGCTGGCATGCCTTGATGTGattgatatataataaatgtgGTGTATTCAATTAAAAGTGATATTACTTTAATCCGACTATGTCAACAATGGTGAAACATTGCCCCTAGTATTACTTATTACTCAAAAAAGAGTAGTTTTCTTGGCCTTGTCTTTTGAGTTTCCAAAACTGACATACACTTCATAGTTTAtacactaataaaaaatttgagacgCCTCTAGAGAGTTGGTGTGAGCGTTTTagacaaatattttattattgttatttttatgttgATTAAAAGTCTGCTTCTTTTTTAGTTTGTATATTCTTGTGGCTTCTTTTAGTATCTTTAGATATTGGGATTTGTTTGGTGATTGGATCTTATTTCAAGTTGGAGGGTTTTTTGAACCCAATCCAACACATCATATGTATAGAAACTAATCCAACTTGACCCATGGTGGGTCGGACTtaaatgtttcattttttgtaaaaatgtgttttcatcAGTTATCTATGacatcttttttaataaattattacaacttttttaatattcttaaaatatatatacatatatatatatatatatatatcaattatcaaaataccaatatataggaaaaaaagTGTAATTAACTTATATATAAGTCGGGTTGAattgaaaaaaactgtcaatcAAAATCTAACCCAACATGAGTCTTAAAAAGAATTCCAATTCCACCCATTAACTAGTGAAAAATTAATATGAGGCATTGTGTTGTGTTGGGTTAGGTTAGTTTTGTTAAGTTTGTGGATTGGATGCACACCCCTAACTGTTGGGGGCTTTGGACTGCTGGGTGCTTAGCATCCTTGGGAAGCTAAGGGCTTGTATGGTAAGAGATtctaaacaacaattttcagtgtttagatattaaaaactatgggctaaaaaaaaaaaggcgtttGGTTGGAAATTTCATTTAGGAGTATTTGAGTTACGTTTCTCATTTTAGGGTGTTTGAATACTGTATTTAGAGAACTCCTCCATACCAATTTTCAAATAACATTGTTTAGTAGTACTTTTGTAAATATGTTAAAAACTGTAGGCCCAACTGATAAAATTACACATACATGTACCAAACTGTAGGCCCCACTTAGTGAGggaattttctctctctccaaataaaataataatacttttattgtactcattagttttttttttaaacacatacacataccaaacaaaaaattatgttttttatattttaaaatattttatttggaacATGGTACTAAAcacattttttgtattataaatacttttaatacgtatttttataacactttttaaaccacaattttcatatcattttaaacaacaatacttGAAATTTGCTATCAAATAGGCCCTAATACACTATGTGGTTATTTTGACCAAGCCAAAAGCTTCTTAGACACACCACTAGACCATTTTACATTTCTAGCTTCTTCTCTACGTATTCTTGACTCTCTCACATATGTTGTTTtctggaaaagaaaagaaaaactagttTCTCTCTATTAGCATggaacaataatttcaaaaggTTGTTCTTAAACCTTTGTATACTGTGTAATCCCTTTGGTTGTGTAATAACCTTTAAAGAGAACGCTTTCAATTGATTTTATAGTTTGGTGGcatttgttcttaaatttgatCTAAGTTTATGATTAAACattatttgtgatttttggaATATTTACAGTTGTCCtttagaaaaggaaaatattatatattgtcCTTCTTGTTGATTTATTGGATTaaactttgtttctttgatTATTGCATTATCAATATTTCTTTCTAACAATTTTAAAGATtgatttttcttgtattttggtTGATACACAAATTCTTTTGAAGGCAACAAAAAATGGACATGTTaatggaaataattttaaatgttgGCAACAAGAGGTTCTTGTTCTTTAAGATTTTACTGACATCTCTAGTgcttaaaattattgataaagctTGAACTTTGTGATTTATCAAAAGAaggatttaaaaatttaacaaatttggAATTAGCAAATAAATTTTGTGTAGATACAATTTTAAATGGCCAATGAATTGTTTGATGTTTAGAATCACTTTACTATTACAAAAAGATAATATTGGGTGAAATAATGGGTACATATGCATTCAAGGATGAGTGTAACCCAAATTGAAATCTTGAAAtcatgaatttttatatttcttaagtATTCTTCAATTACTCTATCATATTTGAATGATGAATACTTCACCATCAAAATCAACACAAAAAAGAATTTGtattaaagaaattaataacTATACAATTTATATAAAGATACAAAACGTCAAACAATTTAAAAGCAAAATCACTCAAACAAGGGCAAATAgaaattttctttacaaataaagatcaataaaaaattaaacattgtGAAACATATCAAGTCTCAACGTGTACATTACACCACTAAGGGAGATGGTGATTTTCTAGGGTCAGCAACTATGAGAACACCCCTTATTAGTTGAATGCATGTTGGACAACCTTAGAGACACGTGTATCATTCACaatattcatgatatctctCTCAATGTCTAGGACTTGTTTCACAAGTAGTGGCAAAGTCGCCTAACCACGGGTCCCAGTGTCATGTTGgcgcaatttttattttttagtcagTAGATAATATCACAGCTGTGGAAATGTccaaaatagagaaataataaCTTGACACAAGTCTTTGTACTCAGCCATATTCCTCAAACTATAAGAGGAACATGCAGCTGTATTTTTAGGGTAAGAACCCAAGTAGATATTTAGAGAAGAGGGTAGAAAGTTGATAAGATAAGAAGGTAAAAAACAAGGTCTCTTTTTAAGGAAGAACACCCTTATTGTATAATAGTGACCTCTTTTCCCCACCTAATACAAATCTGAGCATAGCAAGAACATTCTATTCTTGTTCAAATCGTGGTTTTTGATTCCTTTTCTAGTGTTTTCCACATACATCTTGTGTCCTTTTACGTTCTTGCTatcactttctttttctctaaccTATGTCATGTCAAAGCTAGCATCTTTGTCACTTAAAAGCTTTTTCATGTAGATATACTGttagaaaacttattttattccTCTATATAAGCTCAAATCTAACTTGCACGTACACAACATATCGTGTACATTGTGCAAGTGTATGTAAAACTTTATTACTTTCTCTATGGAGATTTAAGGAAACACAACTTTCAAAGCTTAAAAGTAGTTTCCCATCATCAATTACGTGTTTGGCAAAGGTGtttaagtattattgtttaaaatgatgtgaaaattgtggtttaaaaagtgttgtgaaaaaagtgtttaaattatttataatgcaaAAAACGTGTTTGGTATAGTATCATATTTCAAATAAcatgttttaaaatatgaaaaaaatattaattatgcatttgatatgtgtatatgtttatatatatatatatatatatatatatatataaaggctATTCAACAATGTTActtgaaaactaaaaagtaaaaacaggtataaatgtgttttcaaaaaaatatgtttcaccctaaattaaaaattgtgactcaaaacactttttgataaaaataactCTTACCAATCACATTTTTCTGTTGGGCTTACtattttcagtgtttaaaccaTTTTATTTGGGCTTACGTACCAAGCAAGCACTCCATTATTAGCGTCAGGTCGTGGGAGAGCTGTCATGAGCACCTTAGAATACTAgtgttatattatttttgggttgGTCAGTTTTGTTGGGTCAACGGGATGGATGCACACCGTAAGTCTTAAGGGCTTTGGACTGTTGGGTGCTTAGCTTATTTTGACCAAGTCAAAAGCTTCTAAGACCATTTCACACCCCTTCTCTACACGTTTTTCCTGGCTCTCCCACACACgtcgtttaaaaaaaaaaaaaaaaaaatactagtttCCCTCCATAAGCACATAGAGTCAGTTTGGATAAGACTTTATTGTTGAGAATTgcaaactaaaaatattgtaataaaataatttttaaatatataaatagtattatgagacttatttttaatgaaaaaattgttaaaaagtgaagtttgtagGTCTCGTGGATAGTGCACTACAGGAAAAAAGTCAACacggcttaaaaaaaaaaaaaaaaaaagaaagaaaacgcGCAAGAAAAAATCGCAGCCGTGAATAAGTTGGATCCAAAAAAtcgagtccgtttggatagaacttattttgctgaaactgaaaactaaaaacactgtagtaaaataatttttaaatgtgtgaatagtattgtgagacccatttttaatgaaaaagttactgaaaagtgaaatttgtgagacccatgaacagtgcatttgtgcactgttcatggctgaatagtcaaaccttgcggctgggtttaaaaaaaaaaaaaaaaaagggaagcaaAACGCGACGTGGAAACACAGAAGttgtatccaaactccaccttaATATCAAAAGATTGTCTTTGAACCTTTGTATTTGGAAGTCTATCGTAGATGCTATAGTTTAATACTGAGGTTTGATAGGCCAATCAACTATATATGTATTTTGCACTGAATAATCGCTTTGGTCGTCTGAGAGCTGTCATGAGCATCTTGGAATACTAgtgttatattatttttggagttACTCAGCCTCAGCTGCCTCAACTAATCAACTTCTGTCTTTTTTTAGCTGGTTGTTGCTATGTTTGTCTTCTTGGTCGGTTTGtaaaagaataagatgttatGTTTCCCAAAGCAAAAAAACCTATTATTTATTCTTCTGCTAGACTTACTGGGGGAAGGTGATAAGTGATAATAACTATGACAACttcaaaaacctaaaaaagtaaaagaataaaCGGATCGGCTCATGAGATTCCTAATCATATCAGAGCAAATGATCCCTGTCGTGACGCCTATTTGACCTTCTTTAAGAACCATTGAATGTCTATCGATCAATGGCAAGCCACGTACGTACATAAGCTTGCCATCCTTGAATCCATCCATCGATTGATCACAAACCAATACCAACATGACCCTCATCTCAGATTTCATCCATGCTACTCTTATCACCGCAAATGAACTCTCACTCTCACGCTTACTTCTCACTCTTCTTTCACTACTTCTTGTCATCTTTACGCTCTCTTGCAACTACGcatggaagaagaaaagaacctcGCTTTTGCTACTGCCTCCAGGTCCACGTGGCGTCCCGATATTCGGGAACCTCCTCTCTCTTGACTCGGAGCTTCACTCCTACTTCACGAGCTTGGCCCAAATCTACGGGCCTATATTCAAGCTTCAGCTCGGCAACAAGATTGGAATTGTGGTGAGCTCACCTTCCCTGGCTTGCCAAGTTCTCAAAGATCACGACGTCACCTTTGCGAACCACGACGTCTCAGCAGCGGGCATGGCTGCCACCTATGGTGGGTCCGATATTGTATGGAGCCCATATGGGCCTGAGTGGCGGATGTTGAGAAAAGTGTTCAAGATGCTTAGTAATACAATAACGTTGGACTCCGTTTACATGATTCGTCGTAAACAAGTCCGAGAAACAGTTAGGTACTTTTATGATCGGGTTGGGTCGCCCGTAAACATTGGGGAGCAGATGTTCTTGACTGTGATGAACGTGGTTACGAACATGATGTGGGGTGAAACAGGTGAAGGGGAAGAGGGGGCTAGCCTAGGTTCGGATTTCAGAGAAGCGGTGTCGTTGATGACAGAGCTTATGGGGAAGCCCAACATCTCGGATTTTTATCCGGGTCTGGCCAGGTTTGACTTGCAAGGCATAAAGAGGCAGATGGATGGGTTGGCCAAACGGTTTGATCGGATCTTCGATGTTGTGATAAACCAACGACTGAAGATTGATAAGGAAGGTGGGAACAAAGAGAGTAAAGATTTTTTGCAGTTCTTGTTGAAATTGAAGGATGAAGGTGATTCTAAGACACCTCTCACCATGATCCACCTCAAGGCCTTGTTCGTGGTATGTTCTTTTCATTTACAACgttgtagtaaatattattCCTAATTTTAACGGTCCAATTAATGTAAACGTGTGCAGTTAggatatatattaattatctattttaagaatttttttttgaaaaattaaaatattataaaaatcaattactCTTTTATTATctcataaaatgtttttcaaaatagtTTTACTAACGTATgccttaaaaatatatgttatgaattaaaactttattttgaaatgaatCACTGCACAGAAAGACTTATAAATTAGAGAGAGTTGTAGTACAAAGGCTCTtacttaaaataatatagtgaTTACTGTTGTACACGATGTGCTACACAATATTATCATATATACTCTAGTTGATATCATGTTttgaaagcatgatttcaattttttgtaccGTACAGATAATGTTTAACCATcaccaattaaaataaatattatatttctaGTTCTGGCATTAATATTACAATCGTGTGGAGTTGTTTTATTTGGTAGCTATATTGTCTAAGAGACCTCCACATAATGCCATAATCTAGTTTATAATGTGAACAGGATATGATGGTCGGTGGGACAGACACATCCTCCAACACAATTGAGTTTGCTATGGCTGAAATCATGAACAAACCGGAGGTGATGAGGAAAACCCAACAAGAATTGGAGGCTGTAGTTGGCAAAGATAACATTGTAGAAGAGTCTCATATTCACAAACTACCATACTTACATGCTGTAATAAAAGAAACATTGCGATTACATGCAGTTGTGCCATTATTAGTTCCTCATTGCCCAAGTGAGACATGCACCGTGGGAGGCTACACCATTCCAAATGGGTCTAGGATCTTTGTGAATGTATGGGCAATACAAAGGGACCCCTCTATTTGGGAAAGTCCATTGAATTTTGATCCAAAGAGGTTCTTGGATAGTAAATGGGACTACAGTGGAAGTGACTTTAGTTATTTTCCATTCGGGTCTGGTCGAAGAATATGCGCTGGAACTGCAATGGCTGAGAGGATGATGATGTATTCACTTGCTACACTTCTGCATTCTTTTGATTGGAAACTCCCCCAAGGAGAGAAGTTGGACCTTACTGAAAAGTTTGGGATTGTGCTGAAAAAAAAGATCCCTCTTGTCGCAATACCTGCCCCAAGGTTATCTGATCCATCTATGTATGAGTAAGTTAGAAGTTTATATACTCTTAATATAATGAGTGGAATTGCAATGTCCATGCTACTATAAGAGAGCAATAAGTTCAGGGGCACAACTTTTTCCATAATGGCTAGCATGTCTTGGTACATAATAAATATAGTGTTAGTGATGGATCTAATTGAAAGTGATGTTATTTTAATCTCAATAGACTAtatcaacaattgtaaaaacaTTGTCCCTAATATTACTTataacattctcaaaaaaaaaaaaaaaaaaaaaacttataactCATAAGAGAGTAGTTTTCTTGGTCTTACTTTCGAATTTCCAAAACTGACATCCACTTTATacactaataaaatttttgagacGCCTCTAGAGAGTTGGTGTGAGTGttttaaacaaatattttattatttttattttcatgttgaTTAAAAGTCTGCTtcttttttagttatatatattcttgtggCTTTTTTTGGTATCTTTAGATATTGGAATTTGTTTGGTGATTGGATCCTATTTCAAGTTGAAGGGTTTTTTCAACCCAATCCAACACATTATATGTATAATAACCAATCCAACTTGACCCATGGTGGGTTGGACTTAAATGTTTCAAGTTTTGTAGAAAATGTGATTTCATTGTTTATCTAcggcatttttttttcaataatttattacAATGCACTTAATAttcttaaattatattaaatc
Coding sequences within:
- the LOC142613714 gene encoding geraniol 8-hydroxylase-like, coding for MALISDLLHTKELPLSPLTLLVLLIFTLSWYTWKKQRTSLLLLLPPGPRGVPLFGNLLSLDPELHSYFAGLAQIHGPIFKLRLGYKLGIVVTSPSLTREVLKDRDVTFANRDVPEAGRAATYGGSDIVWTPYGPEWRMLRKVCVIKMLSNTTLDSVYELRRKQVRETVGYFYRRVGSPVNIGEQMFLTVMNVITNMMWGGTVEGEERSSLGAEFKEVVSEMTELLGKPNISDFFPGLARFDLQGIKKKMDGLAKQFDRIFDVMINQRLKIDKEGGSKDSKDFLQFLLKWKDEGDSKTPMTMIHLKALLMDMAVGGTDTTSNTIEFAMAEIMNKPEVMRKTQQELEAVVGKDNIVEESHIHKLPYLHAVMKETLRLHPALPLLVPHCPSETCTVGGYTIPKGSRIFVNVWAIQRDPSIWENPLNFDPERFLNSKWDYSGNDFNYFPFGSGRRICAGTAMAERMVIYSLATLLHSFDWNLPQGENLDITEKFGIVLKKKIPLVAVPTPRLSDPSMYE
- the LOC142611568 gene encoding flavonoid 3'-monooxygenase CYP75B137-like, which codes for MTLISDFIHATLITANELSLSRLLLTLLSLLLVIFTLSCNYAWKKKRTSLLLLPPGPRGVPIFGNLLSLDSELHSYFTSLAQIYGPIFKLQLGNKIGIVVSSPSLACQVLKDHDVTFANHDVSAAGMAATYGGSDIVWSPYGPEWRMLRKVFKMLSNTITLDSVYMIRRKQVRETVRYFYDRVGSPVNIGEQMFLTVMNVVTNMMWGETGEGEEGASLGSDFREAVSLMTELMGKPNISDFYPGLARFDLQGIKRQMDGLAKRFDRIFDVVINQRLKIDKEGGNKESKDFLQFLLKLKDEGDSKTPLTMIHLKALFVDMMVGGTDTSSNTIEFAMAEIMNKPEVMRKTQQELEAVVGKDNIVEESHIHKLPYLHAVIKETLRLHAVVPLLVPHCPSETCTVGGYTIPNGSRIFVNVWAIQRDPSIWESPLNFDPKRFLDSKWDYSGSDFSYFPFGSGRRICAGTAMAERMMMYSLATLLHSFDWKLPQGEKLDLTEKFGIVLKKKIPLVAIPAPRLSDPSMYE